Proteins from a single region of Maridesulfovibrio bastinii DSM 16055:
- a CDS encoding ABC transporter substrate-binding protein — protein MVKDKTKENSRISRRKFLGTAAAATAAVAAAPVITGFPTVWAQNIKNIKLRQFGTGTASVNAIAQKVKEDLGFTVEMTALDSDSVVQRAVTQPNSYDIADIEYWVCKKVYPSGVIQPMDTTRIKLYDKISPLFKTGKLNSGSKLAQGTAPHTVGFVEHPKDRRFASRETRWMTLIPTIYNADTLGIRPDLVGRKISNWRDIMDPAFKGKTSILNIPAIGIMDAAMICESMGVIKYGDKGNMTRDEIDKTIDVMKKAKKEGQFRAFWKSFDESVNLMSSGEVVIQSMWSPAVTAVRAKGVPCKYQPLEEGYRAWGGGLGIARHLSGLELDAAYEYFNWYISGWAGAYLNREGYYSAAPETSKKYMTADEWGYWIEGKPAKADIVSPDGAVMEKAGAVRDGGSYEERMGNVACWNSVMDENKYMIRKWNEFIAS, from the coding sequence ATGGTCAAAGACAAGACAAAGGAAAACAGCAGGATCAGTCGTAGAAAATTTTTGGGCACTGCCGCCGCAGCTACAGCTGCCGTAGCCGCAGCACCTGTGATTACCGGCTTTCCTACCGTGTGGGCTCAGAACATTAAGAACATCAAGCTGCGCCAGTTCGGAACAGGTACAGCAAGTGTCAATGCCATCGCACAAAAGGTTAAGGAAGATCTCGGTTTCACTGTAGAAATGACAGCTCTTGATTCCGATTCCGTTGTTCAGCGGGCCGTAACTCAGCCTAATTCTTATGATATAGCTGATATCGAATACTGGGTATGCAAGAAAGTTTATCCCAGTGGTGTAATCCAGCCGATGGATACCACCCGCATCAAACTTTATGACAAAATTTCCCCTCTCTTCAAAACAGGAAAACTCAATAGCGGGTCAAAACTTGCTCAGGGTACCGCCCCGCATACAGTCGGATTTGTAGAACATCCTAAAGACCGTCGTTTTGCCAGCCGCGAAACCAGATGGATGACTCTTATTCCAACCATTTACAATGCAGATACTCTTGGAATCCGTCCTGATCTTGTGGGCCGTAAAATAAGCAACTGGCGTGACATCATGGACCCGGCTTTTAAAGGAAAAACCTCAATTCTGAATATCCCGGCCATCGGAATCATGGATGCGGCAATGATCTGCGAATCCATGGGTGTAATCAAGTATGGTGACAAGGGTAATATGACTCGTGACGAAATTGATAAAACTATTGATGTCATGAAAAAAGCTAAAAAAGAAGGACAGTTCCGTGCATTCTGGAAATCCTTTGACGAGTCCGTAAACCTCATGTCTTCCGGTGAAGTTGTCATTCAGTCCATGTGGTCTCCGGCTGTCACCGCAGTCCGGGCCAAGGGTGTTCCCTGCAAATACCAGCCTCTTGAAGAAGGCTATCGCGCATGGGGTGGCGGTCTTGGAATAGCACGTCATCTTTCCGGATTGGAGCTGGATGCGGCTTACGAATATTTCAACTGGTACATTTCAGGATGGGCAGGAGCTTACCTTAATCGTGAAGGTTACTACAGTGCCGCACCCGAAACCTCCAAAAAATACATGACAGCTGATGAATGGGGATACTGGATTGAAGGCAAGCCCGCAAAAGCCGATATCGTCAGCCCTGACGGAGCTGTAATGGAAAAAGCCGGAGCTGTTCGCGACGGTGGATCATATGAAGAACGCATGGGCAATGTCGCCTGCTGGAATTCGGTCATGGATGAAAACAAATACATGATCCGCAAATGGAATGAATTCATAGCATCTTAA